One window of Mycoplasma cottewii genomic DNA carries:
- a CDS encoding PP2C family protein-serine/threonine phosphatase: protein MKIKISSLTHKGNYRKNNQDYLGYSKSIDGCFLAILCDGMGGHAKGEIASKTAVESFIERFEKTTFNNKSEQEINQWFDDTLSYSIEAMKVAAQDCPKKSDMGTTLSAIIFTNNKAYVINIGDSRVYKFSDNRLKQITIDQNLMNSNYDPEKIKERAQKLYGSRFNEMTYWKILTSALGPNKKMKPDNYVIDEIKGVYCLTSDGVHDYVDSQTFVDFLEIRSSLKSKTKNIVKFAMGNLSTDNLSIIIIEVK, encoded by the coding sequence ATGAAGATAAAAATTAGTAGTCTAACTCATAAAGGTAATTATAGGAAAAATAATCAAGACTATTTAGGATATTCTAAAAGCATTGACGGATGTTTTTTAGCGATTTTATGTGATGGTATGGGAGGTCATGCTAAAGGTGAAATTGCTTCAAAAACAGCTGTTGAGTCTTTTATTGAGCGTTTTGAAAAAACAACTTTTAATAATAAATCTGAACAAGAAATTAATCAATGATTTGATGATACTTTATCATATTCAATAGAAGCTATGAAAGTAGCTGCACAAGATTGTCCTAAAAAATCTGATATGGGAACTACTTTATCTGCAATAATATTTACTAATAATAAAGCTTATGTAATTAATATAGGTGATTCTAGAGTTTATAAATTTTCTGATAATCGTTTAAAACAAATAACAATAGATCAAAACTTAATGAATTCTAATTATGATCCAGAAAAAATAAAAGAACGTGCTCAAAAACTATATGGTTCAAGATTCAATGAAATGACTTATTGAAAAATTTTAACAAGTGCATTAGGACCAAATAAAAAAATGAAACCTGATAATTATGTGATTGATGAAATAAAAGGTGTGTATTGTTTAACATCTGATGGTGTTCATGATTATGTTGATTCTCAAACTTTTGTTGATTTTTTAGAAATAAGAAGTTCATTAAAAAGTAAAACTAAAAATATAGTTAAATTTGCAATGGGAAACTTATCAACTGACAATTTATCTATCATAATCATAGAGGTTAAATAG
- the rpe gene encoding ribulose-phosphate 3-epimerase yields the protein MKKFIIAPSVLSANFMKLQQELELCKKNNIEWIHYDVMDFDFVPNLTFGSKILHDIKKNIDIKVDVHFMVKVKTCEFEDFFKDYISAKPEMMTMHIESLVDDLTVNKFIELCKKNNIKPSIAISPKTEVNVISKYLDKLDNVLVMSVEPGFGGQKFIESSLEKIKTLSKLRDENNYKYTIEVDGGINGETSVLVKQAGVDMIVAGSYLFESYDFEKRAKGLIDEL from the coding sequence ATGAAAAAATTTATTATCGCTCCTTCTGTGTTGTCTGCAAACTTTATGAAATTACAACAAGAATTAGAATTATGTAAAAAAAATAATATCGAATGAATTCATTATGATGTTATGGATTTTGATTTTGTTCCTAACTTAACATTTGGATCAAAAATTTTACATGATATTAAGAAAAATATTGATATTAAAGTTGATGTTCATTTTATGGTTAAAGTTAAAACTTGTGAGTTTGAAGACTTTTTTAAAGATTATATTTCAGCAAAACCTGAAATGATGACAATGCATATTGAATCATTAGTTGATGACTTAACTGTTAATAAATTTATTGAATTATGTAAGAAAAATAATATTAAGCCTTCTATAGCAATTTCACCAAAAACTGAAGTTAATGTTATTTCAAAATATTTAGATAAATTAGATAACGTTTTAGTTATGAGTGTTGAACCTGGATTTGGTGGACAAAAATTTATTGAATCTAGTTTAGAAAAAATTAAAACATTATCTAAATTAAGAGATGAAAATAACTATAAATACACTATTGAAGTTGATGGTGGAATTAATGGTGAAACTTCAGTTTTAGTTAAACAAGCTGGAGTTGATATGATAGTTGCAGGAAGCTATTTATTTGAATCTTATGATTTTGAAAAAAGAGCAAAAGGATTAATTGATGAACTATAA
- a CDS encoding serine/threonine-protein kinase — protein sequence MNKNQIKQNNKIDNGINNNELIDRLINKRYKILEFINAGAFASVFKAIDLDASFLDKEDVFVAVKIMLKGKRKNTQEINDRLNYEVNTFAKLSFSKNVINMKDVFEWDKYVIVMELVEGIDLSKKFSVYNNILSTNEFIYYFEQIAKGLKEIHDSNIIHRDVKPANILITKYQKAKISDFGISKIKSIINETNEANFSPGTPRYTAPEQFINFESKKNIYSYESDIYSVGVMMYEFITGTTLFLNTNYGNSNVKERDKENFKKHLVKQVLRPRYINPDIPQSIENIIMHCLAKEVKNRYKNFDELLNDLQKAKLELDVKKDFPEMNWEADKISNMKLNYNIRYKNFIEEFPYRFTIPTLLIVFVSLILFIVVIIFNQ from the coding sequence ATGAACAAAAATCAAATAAAACAAAATAATAAAATTGATAATGGAATTAATAATAATGAACTTATCGATCGATTAATTAATAAAAGATATAAAATATTAGAATTTATTAACGCAGGAGCTTTTGCTTCAGTTTTTAAAGCAATAGATTTAGATGCATCTTTTTTAGATAAAGAAGATGTATTTGTTGCTGTAAAAATAATGTTAAAAGGAAAAAGAAAAAACACTCAAGAAATTAACGATCGATTAAATTATGAAGTTAATACATTTGCTAAATTATCATTTAGTAAAAATGTTATTAATATGAAAGATGTTTTTGAATGAGATAAATACGTAATTGTTATGGAATTAGTAGAAGGAATTGATTTATCTAAAAAATTCTCAGTTTATAACAATATTCTTTCAACAAATGAGTTTATTTATTATTTTGAACAAATTGCTAAAGGATTAAAAGAAATTCACGATAGTAACATTATTCATAGAGATGTTAAACCTGCAAATATTTTAATTACTAAATATCAAAAAGCTAAAATATCAGATTTTGGTATTTCTAAAATTAAAAGTATTATTAATGAAACTAATGAAGCTAATTTTTCACCAGGAACTCCAAGATATACAGCTCCTGAACAATTTATTAATTTTGAATCTAAAAAAAATATTTATTCTTATGAATCAGATATTTATTCAGTTGGAGTTATGATGTATGAATTTATAACAGGAACAACTTTATTTTTAAATACTAATTATGGTAATTCAAATGTTAAAGAAAGAGATAAAGAAAACTTTAAAAAACATTTAGTTAAACAAGTTTTAAGACCTAGATATATTAATCCAGACATTCCTCAATCTATTGAAAACATTATTATGCATTGCTTAGCAAAAGAAGTAAAAAATAGATATAAAAACTTTGATGAACTTTTAAACGATCTACAAAAAGCAAAATTAGAATTAGATGTTAAAAAAGATTTTCCTGAAATGAATTGAGAAGCAGATAAGATTTCAAACATGAAACTTAACTATAATATTAGATATAAAAATTTTATTGAAGAATTTCCTTATAGATTTACTATTCCTACCTTGTTAATTGTTTTTGTATCTTTAATATTATTTATAGTAGTGATTATATTTAACCAATAG
- the rsgA gene encoding ribosome small subunit-dependent GTPase A: MKGIIIKKDSVESYVFCNENKQTYKVHAKGNVKKELKPKIGDFVDFDILDDGYGYIVKIHERKNELHRPKIANVDQVLIVTALYEPLFASFLLNKYIMMLETEKIKPILIFTKIDLLKQTKYYDEVIHKINWYEKMGYEVLIINNKDSDEDKKKVLDRLKVILEDKISVFTGQTGAGKSTTLNNFLSIENQIKTNEISKNLNRGRHTTTNIQLYFLDKNIFIADTPGFSAFDLNNIDIEHILYSWETFRPYLNKCKFIDCTHTHETKCSVKQAVAEHLVPTFIYNDYVKVFVEMKEKKESRY, translated from the coding sequence GTGAAAGGAATTATCATTAAAAAAGATAGTGTTGAAAGTTATGTTTTTTGTAATGAAAACAAACAAACTTATAAAGTTCATGCAAAAGGAAATGTTAAAAAAGAATTAAAACCTAAAATAGGTGATTTTGTTGATTTTGATATATTAGATGATGGTTATGGATATATTGTTAAAATTCATGAAAGAAAAAATGAATTACATAGACCAAAAATAGCTAATGTTGATCAAGTTTTAATAGTTACTGCTTTATATGAACCTTTATTTGCATCATTTTTATTAAATAAATATATTATGATGTTAGAAACCGAAAAGATTAAACCTATTTTAATTTTTACAAAAATAGATTTATTAAAACAAACTAAATATTATGATGAAGTTATTCATAAAATTAATTGATATGAAAAAATGGGATATGAAGTTTTAATAATTAATAATAAAGATTCAGATGAAGATAAGAAAAAAGTTTTAGATAGATTAAAAGTAATATTAGAAGACAAAATAAGTGTGTTTACAGGACAAACTGGAGCTGGAAAATCTACAACTTTAAATAACTTTCTATCAATTGAAAATCAAATTAAAACAAATGAGATTTCAAAAAACTTGAATCGTGGTAGACATACAACAACAAACATTCAACTATACTTTTTAGATAAAAATATTTTTATAGCTGACACACCTGGATTTTCAGCATTTGATTTAAATAATATTGATATAGAACATATTTTATATTCTTGAGAAACTTTTAGACCATATTTAAATAAATGTAAATTTATAGATTGTACTCATACTCATGAAACAAAATGTAGTGTTAAACAAGCAGTAGCAGAACACTTAGTTCCAACATTTATTTATAATGATTATGTAAAAGTCTTTGTTGAAATGAAAGAGAAAAAAGAAAGTAGGTATTAA